From a single Bremerella alba genomic region:
- the mtnC gene encoding acireductone synthase — protein MTCAWNVILLDIEGTTSSVSFVYDVMFPYVLRELDAYLDSAWNEPGLAPVLDQIAQDAGSEDFATWTADCTDESERRAKVATEIRRLMDGDVKATGLKALQGMIWKNGFERGEMIAQVYADVPEALQAWTSAGLRVYIYSSGSIGAQKLFFGHSEAGNLLQYFSGHFDTTTGPKQVAKSYDTIAAEVGEAAEKVLFISDVVAELDAAQEIGMDTRLSIRPGNKPVKDGHSHEAITSFAQVSLG, from the coding sequence ATGACGTGTGCCTGGAATGTCATTTTGTTGGACATCGAAGGAACGACTTCGAGCGTTTCCTTCGTGTACGATGTCATGTTCCCCTATGTCCTGCGCGAACTCGATGCTTACCTCGATTCGGCCTGGAACGAACCGGGCCTTGCTCCGGTTCTCGATCAGATCGCCCAAGATGCCGGCAGCGAGGACTTCGCCACCTGGACAGCCGACTGCACCGACGAATCGGAGCGACGAGCCAAAGTCGCGACCGAAATTCGCCGACTGATGGATGGCGACGTGAAAGCTACCGGCTTGAAGGCCCTGCAAGGCATGATCTGGAAGAATGGCTTCGAACGCGGCGAAATGATCGCCCAGGTTTATGCCGACGTCCCCGAAGCGTTGCAGGCGTGGACTTCGGCAGGCCTTCGCGTGTACATCTACTCGTCCGGGAGTATCGGGGCTCAGAAGCTTTTCTTCGGGCACAGCGAAGCAGGCAATCTGCTGCAGTACTTCTCTGGTCACTTCGACACGACGACCGGTCCTAAACAGGTCGCCAAGAGCTACGACACGATTGCCGCCGAGGTGGGCGAAGCCGCTGAGAAGGTGCTGTTCATCAGCGATGTCGTCGCCGAATTGGACGCCGCCCAAGAGATCGGCATGGATACCCGTCTGAGCATTCGCCCAGGCAACAAACCGGTGAAAGATGGCCACTCGCACGAGGCGATCACCAGCTTCGCCCAAGTTTCTTTGGGCTAG